The following are encoded in a window of Spea bombifrons isolate aSpeBom1 chromosome 2, aSpeBom1.2.pri, whole genome shotgun sequence genomic DNA:
- the FANCB gene encoding Fanconi anemia group B protein, which yields MKPVTEKRERVLTYNGEVITFQISQTADGAKTHVLRFFRRTFNATSGKFTETAAGQYGFPAAVSAVEFVNAACVADFRNGLKAPCVLLNSKSKKKSSSQSKVLVLVLHGSDEMECCMEISADAGIQQDVQVADGPTLLWRQQERLFYASPSTSGVSTAPVSFAAFHWVGSIEEELIIVGIKNTNWGNESSSSAAERTLKSTEFMVYSLPSNTTISGTHFVPNAYSRVIRCLHVCSLQLAEGNYETSVVAASDKQLILFRNGVPEEVCQLPFENPCKLQVACASRGDLLFVVLFASGDACAIWKDSLKVSATWQHVRDILVDDFLGVGFDQILTLFMDDPSALQEFTLTDCSEINYPADASSNKELAEEEFHENRFRTVQALEARLQAGLLSLEELQYDLQVKDRVFKSSCEALINMVQGKEGTMQPEEKEGLVSLWDDDGGNCPYSAPVDTCFSSAIPDCFVEKVWQRIIDDVLVVGVKLNNSVSMLLCDVGLSLILDEELAPLSPVTTCQTNVLKLALSSSLVSAYQEEPLAKKQRLSCYIRDSVSGDCLRIPCSPSYQSDLEHTITAVTELSPLLALNNTSCVLLLHARRKNQPDSLLRSKKLIVPCGKISLSLEDVLKGNHTVNLFEHCQGEDSVEDIFAVLSAFKKQSFHLLSPDCTLTSVKVWLMGQMQGAPLKHIPEITCIRKPGRLQGTLFIWNLKNPCEGILTVFYRNNSILLQCLHSLKSVLPPTCVINTTVPEGKDCLTARLAQSLEEELLALRSSVSSAESILEKESRCKKRNKTCSTIDSLSDTRARVQQYREELQTEQMQSDLEAHLTVDGDLYRQNLLEIAEIQMNSDSLACRLAKM from the exons ATGAAACCGGTCACTGAGAAACGTGAAAGAGTCCTGACTTACAACGGGGAGGTCATTACATTTCAAATATCCCAAACTGCAGACGGTGCCAAAACCCACGTCTTACGCTTCTTCAGAAGAACCTTCAACGCCACCTCTGGAAAGTTCACGGAAACCGCCGCCGGGCAGTACGGTTTTCCAGCTGCTGTGTCTGCCGTTGAATTTGTAAATGCCGCTTGTGTTGCGGATTTTCGAAATGGGCTGAAGGCCCCTTGTGTTCTGCTGAACTCAAagagtaaaaagaaaagttCAAGTCAGTCGAAAGTCCTCGTGCTTGTGTTGCACGGTTCCGATGAGATGGAGTGTTGTATGGAGATCTCAGCAGATGCTGGAATTCAACAAGATGTTCAGGTGGCTGATGGACCAACTCTGTTATGGAGACAACAAGAACGCCTTTTCTATGCCTCGCCATCGACTTCGGGAGTTAGTACAGCTCCTGTCAGTTTTGCTGCCTTTCACTGGGTCGGCTCCATAGAGGAAGAACTAATTATCGTGGGAATAAAAAACACGAACTGGGGGAACGAATCAAGCTCATCTGCTGCTGAAAGGACACTTAAAAGTACTGAGTTTATGGTATATTCTCTTCCAAGTAATACAACTATATCTGGTACACACTTTGTACCCAACGCATACAGCCGCGTCATACGCTGCTTACATGTGTGCTCTTTACAATTAGCGGAGGGAAATTACGAGACATCGGTCGTAGCAGCGAGCGATAAACAACTGATCCTGTTCCGTAATGGAGTCCCGGAAGAGGTCTGCCAGCTTCCTTTTGAAAATCCTTGTAAGCTGCAAGTTGCATGCGCCAGCCGAGGGGATTTActctttgttgttttatttgcttCTGGTGACGCCTGTGCAATATGGAAGGACAGCTTGAAG GTATCTGCAACTTGGCAGCACGTGAGGGATATCCTGGTGGATGATTTTCTTGGCGTGGGATTTGATCAAATACTTACGCTATTTATGGATGATCCATCTGCTCTGCAAGAATTCACATTAACAGACTGCAGTGAAATTAACTATCCA GCGGACGCGTCAAGTAACAAAGAACTGGCTGAAGAGGAGTTTCATGAAAACCGCTTCCGCACTGTTCAGGCACTAGAAGCGAGATTGCAG GCTGGTTTGCTGTCACTTGAAGAATTGCAATATGATTTGCAAGTGAAAGACAGAGTCTTCAAGTCATCGTGTGAGGCCTTAATAAACATGGTCCAAGGCAAGGAAGGGACTATGCAACCTGAAGAGAAG GAGGGTCTGGTTTCTCTTTGGGATGATGATGGGGGAAATTGCCCCTACTCGGCCCCTGTAGATACATGCTTCTCCTCTGCCATTCCTGATTGTTTCGTTGAGAAGGTGTGGCAGCGTATTATTGATGATGTTCTAGTAGTTGGTGTGAAGCTAAATAATTCTGTATCTAT GCTGCTGTGTGACGTAGGTTTATCACTTATACTGGATGAAGAACTAGCTCCACTGTCCCCAGTTACAACGTGTCAAACTAATGTGCTAAAATTGGCCCTCAGCTCCTCTCTGGTTTCTGCCTACCAGGAAGAACCattggcaaaaaaacaaaggctCTCCTGCTACATCAGGGATAGTGTTTCAGGGGACTGCTTAAGAATACCATGTTCTCCATCCTATCAAAGTGATTTGGAGCACACAATAACTGCTGTCACAGAACTGTCTCCACTGTTGGCACTTAATAACACTAGTTGTGTGTTACTGCTTCACGCCAGGAGGAAAAATCAACCTGACTCTTTGCTAAGAAGCAAGAAGCTGATTGTACCATGTGGGAAAATTTCTCTAAGCCTTGAAGATGTTTTAAAAGGGAACCATACAGTAAATTTATTTGAACACTGTCAAG gtGAGGACAGCGTGGAAGACATTTTTGCTGTTCTATCTGCATTTAAGAAACAGTCATTTCATCTCTTATCTCCTGACTGTACTTTGACATCAGTGAAAGTTTGGCTGATGGGGCAAATGCAAGGGGCGCCCCTAAAGCACATCCCAGAAATCACATGCATTCGTAAACCAGGACGCCTGCAGGGTACACTTTTCATCTGGAATCTAAAGAACCCATGTGAAGGAATTCTTACCGTGTTTTACAG aaacaATTCAATATTGCTGCAGTGCCTTCACAGTCTAAAATCTGTTCTTCCTCCAACATGTGTGATCAACACCACAGTGCCAGAGGGCAAAGACTGTCTAACCGCCAGATTGGCACAGTCTCTTGAAGAGGAGCTGCTTGCCCTTAGAAGCTCTGTATCTTCCGCAGAAAGTATACTTGAAAAAGAGTCGAGATGTAAAAAGAGGAACAAAACCTGTAGCACAATAGATTCTTTGTCTGACACGAGGGCACGGGTGCAGCAGTACAGAGAAGAACTCCAGACTGAGCAGATGCAAAGTGACCTGGAAGCTCACCTAACTGTAGATGGTGATCTGTACAGGCAAAACTTGCTGGAAATAGCAGAAATTCAAATGAATTCTGACAGCCTTGCATGTAGATTGGCTAAAATGTAA